A genomic window from Elusimicrobiota bacterium includes:
- a CDS encoding DNA-3-methyladenine glycosylase 2 family protein: MASRIVRNTWRKTPASPRSSRPSPRSVRASTTDIKAALRHLKKADPVLARHIEAVGAYGLVPKDQDTFESLVQSIVYQQLNGKAAATIHGRVLALFDDGKSLTPEGLLKTPEAKLRGAGLSGNKLLAMRDLAEKTLSGIVKPRKELEALPDAEIVARLTEVRGIGEWTVQMFLMFKLGRPDVLPSGDYGVRKAFGLLYRKSAKLPPPSAVEKHGKLWAPYRTVASWYLWRRLDTVGQG; encoded by the coding sequence ATGGCGTCAAGGATCGTTCGGAATACATGGCGAAAAACGCCGGCCTCGCCGAGAAGCTCAAGGCCGAGCCCCAGGTCTGTGCGGGCGTCGACTACGGATATTAAGGCCGCGCTCCGCCACCTGAAGAAGGCGGATCCGGTCCTCGCGCGCCACATCGAGGCCGTCGGCGCCTACGGCCTCGTGCCCAAGGACCAGGACACCTTCGAGTCTTTGGTCCAGTCCATCGTCTACCAGCAGCTGAACGGGAAGGCGGCCGCCACCATCCACGGCCGCGTCCTCGCGCTGTTCGACGACGGCAAGTCGCTGACGCCGGAGGGCCTCCTGAAAACGCCTGAGGCGAAGCTGCGCGGCGCCGGCCTGTCCGGAAACAAGCTGCTCGCCATGCGCGACCTGGCCGAGAAGACGCTGTCGGGGATCGTGAAGCCGCGCAAGGAGCTCGAGGCCCTGCCCGACGCCGAGATCGTCGCCCGCCTCACCGAGGTGCGCGGCATCGGCGAGTGGACCGTCCAGATGTTCCTGATGTTCAAGCTCGGCCGTCCCGACGTATTGCCTTCCGGCGATTACGGCGTGCGCAAAGCCTTCGGCCTGCTGTACCGCAAGAGCGCCAAGCTCCCGCCGCCCTCCGCCGTCGAGAAGCACGGGAAGCTGTGGGCGCCCTACCGCACCGTCGCCAGCTGGTACCTGTGGCGGCGCCTCGACACGGTCGGCCAAGGCTGA
- a CDS encoding CoA transferase subunit A, with product MKDAVASLVHDGDTVVIEGFTHLICFAAGHEIIRQKKKDLTLARLTPDLIYDQMIQAGVARKLIFSWAGNPGVGSLHAFRRAVESKPPTLEIEEYSHFGMVSRLSAGAANLPFWPLKNYEGTDIPKVNPLIKSVECPYTGEKLATVPALRPDVTIVHAQRADAGGNSQVWGLMGVQKEAAFASKRVIVVVEELVDESVIRQDPNRTLIPGLQVDAVVVEPWGAHPSYAQGYYDRDNDFYVAWDKIAREESSFKKYLDEFVYGVKDRSEYMAKNAGLAEKLKAEPQVCAGVDYGY from the coding sequence ATGAAGGACGCGGTCGCGTCCTTGGTCCACGATGGGGATACGGTCGTCATCGAGGGCTTCACCCACCTGATCTGCTTCGCCGCGGGCCACGAGATCATCCGCCAGAAGAAGAAGGACCTGACCCTCGCCCGCCTGACGCCGGATCTCATCTACGACCAGATGATCCAGGCCGGCGTCGCCCGCAAGCTGATCTTCTCCTGGGCGGGAAACCCCGGCGTCGGGTCCTTGCACGCCTTCCGCCGCGCCGTGGAGTCCAAGCCCCCGACGCTCGAGATCGAGGAGTACTCCCACTTCGGCATGGTCTCCCGCCTCTCGGCCGGGGCGGCGAACCTCCCGTTCTGGCCGCTGAAGAACTACGAGGGCACCGACATCCCCAAGGTCAACCCGCTGATCAAGTCGGTCGAGTGCCCCTACACCGGAGAGAAGCTCGCGACGGTCCCGGCGCTGCGCCCCGACGTCACCATCGTCCATGCCCAGCGCGCGGACGCGGGCGGCAACTCCCAGGTCTGGGGCCTGATGGGCGTGCAGAAAGAGGCCGCGTTCGCCTCCAAGCGCGTGATCGTCGTCGTCGAGGAGCTCGTCGACGAGTCCGTCATCCGCCAGGACCCGAACCGGACCTTGATCCCCGGCCTGCAGGTCGACGCCGTCGTCGTCGAGCCCTGGGGCGCGCACCCATCCTACGCGCAGGGCTACTACGACCGCGACAACGACTTCTACGTGGCCTGGGACAAGATCGCCCGAGAGGAATCGTCGTTCAAGAAATATCTCGACGAATTCGTCTATGGCGTCAAGGATCGTTCGGAATACATGGCGAAAAACGCCGGCCTCGCCGAGAAGCTCAAGGCCGAGCCCCAGGTCTGTGCGGGCGTCGACTACGGATATTAA
- a CDS encoding HNH endonuclease, with protein MPPREAAILKRDAIHVEAPGVIRYVFRSRPALLEKEDPFRRKARATRRSKNRVRRVARAVRDAVWRRDGGRCAFVSPDGVRCAALTKLEYDHIVPWSLGGASDDPANIRLLCRPHNLQRARAMFGGRVPRPPCLS; from the coding sequence ATGCCCCCGCGCGAGGCGGCGATCCTGAAGCGAGATGCGATCCACGTAGAAGCCCCCGGGGTGATCCGATACGTTTTCCGGTCGCGTCCGGCCCTTCTCGAGAAGGAAGATCCTTTTCGCCGCAAGGCGCGCGCGACGCGGCGCTCGAAGAACCGGGTGCGCCGCGTGGCCCGCGCGGTTCGCGACGCGGTGTGGCGCCGCGACGGAGGGCGCTGTGCGTTCGTCTCGCCGGACGGGGTCCGCTGCGCCGCCCTCACGAAGCTCGAGTACGATCACATCGTGCCTTGGTCGCTCGGCGGCGCGTCGGACGACCCGGCGAACATCCGGCTGCTTTGCCGCCCGCACAACCTTCAGCGGGCGCGGGCGATGTTCGGAGGCCGCGTTCCGCGGCCGCCGTGTTTATCTTGA
- a CDS encoding aminotransferase class III-fold pyridoxal phosphate-dependent enzyme, with product MATKLAPVKPDYPRILVAPPGPKAKLVIAKDKEFSSPSYIKEYPLAIAGGKGAMVEDVDGNRYIDWMAGIAVSSTGYQHPVVTKAVQDAAGKFLHICGTDFYYQGFSDLCEALAKSAPGGGKWRTFLSNSGTEAIEGAVKLARQHTKRAAIVSFHSSFHGRSYAAMSLTTSKVKYRKGFGPLLPETAYHLPFHNPYRNTVEECISAAKDLFATKLDPSDVAAVIMEPLQGEGGYVMPSKEFLQFWRKFCTDNGILLIFDEVQCGAGRTGKMWAAEHYGLAPDVFVTAKGIGSGMPIGAIVAKEAVMTWPRGSHGSTYGGNPVACAAALATISLIKGELADNATKMGERLIAGMKKLQAKHDCIGDVRGLGLFVGVELVEDRETKEPAGELMGDLEQLAFTKGLLLLGCGKSTIRVAPPLVLTSYDVDKGLEIFDACLTELTA from the coding sequence ATGGCCACGAAACTCGCGCCGGTGAAGCCCGATTATCCCCGCATCCTCGTCGCCCCTCCCGGGCCGAAGGCGAAGCTCGTCATCGCCAAGGACAAGGAGTTCTCCTCGCCCTCGTATATAAAGGAGTACCCGCTGGCGATCGCCGGCGGCAAGGGCGCGATGGTCGAGGACGTCGACGGCAACCGCTACATCGACTGGATGGCGGGCATCGCCGTCTCGTCGACGGGCTACCAGCACCCGGTGGTGACCAAAGCCGTGCAGGACGCGGCCGGGAAGTTCCTCCACATCTGCGGGACCGACTTCTATTACCAGGGCTTCAGCGACCTGTGCGAGGCGCTGGCCAAGTCCGCCCCCGGCGGCGGCAAGTGGCGGACCTTCCTGTCGAACTCCGGCACCGAGGCCATCGAAGGCGCGGTCAAGCTCGCGCGCCAGCACACCAAGCGCGCGGCGATCGTCTCGTTCCACAGCTCCTTCCACGGGCGCTCGTACGCGGCGATGTCGCTGACGACCTCGAAGGTCAAGTACCGCAAGGGCTTCGGGCCCCTGCTGCCGGAGACCGCCTACCACCTCCCGTTCCACAACCCGTACCGCAACACGGTCGAGGAGTGCATCAGCGCCGCGAAGGACCTCTTCGCGACCAAGCTCGACCCGTCCGACGTCGCCGCGGTGATCATGGAGCCGCTGCAGGGCGAGGGCGGCTACGTGATGCCCTCGAAGGAGTTCCTCCAGTTCTGGCGCAAGTTCTGCACCGACAACGGCATCCTCCTCATTTTCGACGAGGTGCAGTGCGGCGCGGGACGCACCGGCAAGATGTGGGCCGCCGAGCACTACGGCTTAGCACCCGACGTATTCGTCACCGCCAAGGGCATCGGCTCCGGCATGCCGATCGGCGCGATCGTCGCCAAGGAAGCCGTGATGACCTGGCCGCGCGGCTCGCACGGCTCGACGTACGGCGGCAACCCCGTCGCCTGCGCCGCGGCGCTCGCCACCATCTCGCTCATCAAGGGCGAGCTCGCGGACAACGCGACGAAGATGGGAGAGCGGCTCATAGCGGGCATGAAGAAGCTCCAGGCCAAGCACGACTGCATCGGCGACGTCCGCGGCCTCGGCCTCTTCGTCGGCGTCGAGCTCGTCGAGGACCGGGAGACCAAGGAGCCCGCCGGCGAGCTCATGGGCGACCTCGAGCAGTTGGCTTTCACCAAAGGCCTGCTCCTGCTCGGCTGCGGCAAGTCCACCATACGAGTTGCTCCGCCGCTCGTTCTTACTTCATATGACGTCGACAAGGGCCTCGAGATCTTCGACGCGTGCCTCACGGAGCTGACGGCCTGA
- a CDS encoding aldehyde dehydrogenase family protein gives MSTASAAPFKITYSSANADLTQFHKDFDAALKLVRSKAGKQHPLWIDYKAVGSDSEPLPDYSPIDGSLLNQFAAATPEHVDQACRSAKKAQKAWGALGWQKRVEIMRRAAALIRERKYEIGAVMSLEVGKSRMEAMGDAEESADLIEYYAKNIEDNNGYVVPLGKLSPNENTRSVLRPFGVFVCIAPFNFPMALSTGMSAAALLAGNTVVYKPAQDTPWTGLMLYEVYRDAGVPVGAFHFITGKGSVIGDTFWKHPCVDGIVFTGSKEVGMKMVKEFSTLYPKPALMELGGKNPTYVSETADLDMAAEGVMKSAFGLQGQKCSACSRVYAHEKVYDAFVAKLVEKTQALKCGDPTEKDVFFGPVVNSRAVKTFEDAIVSAKKGGRILAGGERLKGGVFDKGQFVAPTIVELPLDHEIFMRELFVPILAVGKVKDIDQAIAEGNRAEYGLTAGIFTGKKEEIQKFFDEIESGVCYANRRTGATTGAWPGVQSFCGWKGSGSTGKGGCGPYYVTQFMREQSRTIME, from the coding sequence ATGTCCACCGCTAGCGCCGCGCCGTTCAAGATCACCTACTCGTCCGCCAACGCGGACCTGACGCAGTTCCACAAGGATTTCGACGCGGCGCTCAAGCTCGTCCGCTCCAAGGCCGGCAAGCAGCACCCCCTCTGGATCGACTACAAGGCCGTCGGCTCCGACTCGGAGCCCCTCCCCGACTACTCGCCCATCGACGGCTCCCTGCTCAACCAGTTCGCCGCCGCGACGCCGGAGCACGTGGACCAGGCCTGCCGCTCGGCGAAGAAGGCGCAGAAGGCGTGGGGAGCGCTCGGCTGGCAGAAGCGCGTGGAGATCATGCGCCGGGCCGCCGCGCTCATCCGCGAGCGCAAGTATGAGATCGGCGCGGTGATGAGCCTCGAGGTCGGCAAGAGCCGCATGGAGGCCATGGGCGACGCCGAGGAGTCGGCCGACCTCATCGAGTACTACGCCAAGAACATCGAGGACAACAACGGCTACGTCGTGCCGCTGGGCAAGCTCTCCCCCAACGAGAACACGCGCTCGGTCCTGCGCCCGTTCGGCGTGTTCGTCTGCATCGCGCCCTTCAACTTCCCGATGGCGCTGTCGACGGGCATGTCCGCCGCGGCCTTGCTCGCCGGCAACACGGTGGTGTACAAGCCCGCGCAGGACACGCCTTGGACCGGCCTGATGCTCTACGAAGTCTACCGCGACGCGGGCGTCCCCGTCGGAGCCTTCCACTTCATCACCGGCAAGGGCTCCGTCATCGGCGACACCTTCTGGAAGCACCCGTGCGTGGACGGCATCGTCTTCACCGGCTCCAAGGAAGTAGGCATGAAGATGGTCAAGGAGTTCTCCACCCTCTACCCGAAGCCGGCCCTGATGGAGCTCGGAGGCAAGAACCCGACCTACGTCTCCGAGACCGCGGACCTCGACATGGCCGCGGAAGGCGTGATGAAGTCCGCCTTCGGCCTGCAGGGCCAGAAGTGCTCGGCCTGCTCGCGCGTGTACGCTCACGAGAAGGTCTACGACGCGTTCGTCGCGAAGCTCGTCGAGAAGACGCAGGCCCTCAAGTGCGGCGACCCGACCGAGAAGGATGTCTTCTTCGGGCCCGTGGTGAACTCCCGCGCGGTCAAGACGTTCGAGGACGCGATCGTCTCCGCCAAGAAGGGCGGCCGGATCCTCGCCGGCGGCGAGCGCCTGAAGGGCGGCGTCTTCGACAAGGGCCAGTTCGTCGCCCCGACCATCGTCGAGCTCCCGCTCGACCACGAGATCTTCATGCGCGAGCTGTTCGTCCCGATCCTCGCCGTGGGCAAGGTCAAGGACATCGACCAGGCCATCGCCGAGGGCAACCGGGCCGAGTACGGCCTGACCGCGGGCATCTTCACGGGCAAGAAGGAGGAGATCCAGAAGTTCTTCGACGAGATCGAATCCGGCGTCTGCTACGCCAACCGCCGCACGGGCGCGACCACCGGGGCGTGGCCCGGCGTGCAGTCCTTCTGCGGCTGGAAGGGCTCCGGGTCGACCGGCAAGGGCGGCTGCGGACCGTACTACGTCACGCAGTTCATGCGCGAGCAGAGCCGCACCATCATGGAGTAA
- a CDS encoding aminotransferase class III-fold pyridoxal phosphate-dependent enzyme has translation MPPRRYPDTGVFYRALDREFPLIVRGEGCWLVDDAGKRYLDACGGAYVANLGHGVSEVADAVAEQIRKVAYVNGTAFTNEPAELLAAELRSLSPKGLDFAYFLSSGSEAVEAALKLARQHWVESGKPDKHKIIARSPGYHGNTLLALSASARGAYKKMYAPWLVPVTMIPAPYPYRCEPGSPAMTAEALEAAILKEGAGTVAAFIAEPVGGSSTGGSVPPKDYFKRVREICDKHDVLFVADEVLSGAGRTGKWAAIEHFGVLPDIMTMGKGLSGGYVPLSAVLASRKVIDPIAKGSGAFKHAQTFSHSPAICAAGLAAVRHIKKHKLVERCAKMGAVLQDKIAALRELPAVGDTRGLGLLAGIEFVADKKTKAPFPRSLKFAEAFVAAAQDAGLIVWPNTGHADGENGDLVMLAPSFIVTEAELDEIVARFKTALDRTQEKLNVHR, from the coding sequence ATGCCGCCCCGGCGCTACCCCGACACCGGCGTCTTCTACCGAGCTCTCGACCGGGAGTTCCCCCTGATCGTGCGCGGCGAGGGGTGCTGGCTGGTCGACGACGCGGGAAAGCGCTACCTGGACGCCTGCGGCGGCGCCTACGTCGCCAATCTGGGCCATGGCGTCTCCGAGGTCGCCGACGCGGTCGCCGAGCAGATCCGCAAGGTCGCCTACGTCAACGGCACGGCCTTCACCAACGAGCCCGCCGAGCTCCTCGCCGCCGAGCTGCGCTCGCTCAGCCCGAAAGGGCTCGATTTCGCCTACTTCCTCTCCTCCGGCTCCGAGGCCGTCGAGGCCGCCTTGAAGCTCGCCCGCCAGCACTGGGTCGAGTCCGGCAAGCCGGACAAGCACAAGATCATCGCGCGCAGCCCCGGCTACCACGGCAACACCTTGCTCGCGCTCTCCGCGTCCGCGCGCGGCGCGTACAAGAAGATGTACGCGCCGTGGCTCGTGCCGGTGACCATGATCCCCGCGCCGTATCCCTACCGCTGCGAGCCCGGCTCGCCCGCGATGACGGCCGAGGCCCTCGAGGCGGCCATCCTCAAAGAGGGCGCCGGCACCGTCGCCGCCTTCATCGCCGAGCCGGTCGGCGGCTCCTCCACGGGCGGCTCGGTGCCGCCGAAGGACTACTTCAAGCGGGTCCGGGAGATCTGCGACAAGCATGACGTTTTGTTCGTCGCGGACGAGGTCCTGTCCGGCGCGGGCCGCACCGGCAAATGGGCCGCCATCGAGCACTTCGGCGTTCTTCCCGACATCATGACCATGGGCAAGGGGCTCTCCGGCGGTTATGTTCCGTTGTCCGCCGTTTTGGCTTCGCGCAAGGTCATCGATCCGATCGCCAAGGGCTCCGGCGCCTTCAAGCACGCCCAGACCTTCTCCCACTCCCCCGCCATCTGCGCCGCCGGCCTCGCCGCCGTGCGCCACATCAAGAAGCACAAGCTCGTCGAGCGCTGCGCGAAGATGGGCGCCGTGCTCCAGGACAAGATCGCCGCCCTGCGCGAGCTCCCGGCCGTCGGCGACACCCGCGGCCTCGGCCTGCTCGCCGGCATCGAGTTCGTCGCCGACAAGAAGACGAAGGCGCCGTTCCCCCGCTCGCTCAAGTTCGCGGAGGCCTTCGTCGCCGCCGCCCAGGACGCCGGCCTCATCGTCTGGCCCAACACCGGCCATGCCGACGGCGAGAACGGCGACCTCGTCATGCTCGCCCCCTCTTTCATCGTGACCGAAGCGGAGCTCGACGAGATCGTCGCCCGCTTCAAGACCGCGCTCGACCGCACACAGGAGAAGCTCAATGTCCACCGCTAG